One window of Nicotiana tomentosiformis chromosome 11, ASM39032v3, whole genome shotgun sequence genomic DNA carries:
- the LOC104114241 gene encoding histone H2B.2, whose translation MAPKAEKKPAEKKPAEEKAPAEKKPKAGKKLPAKDGASGADKKKKKAKKSVETYKIYIFKVLKQVHPDIGISSKAMGIMNSFINDIFEKLAQESSRLARYNKKPTITSREIQTAVRLVLPGELAKHAVSEGTKAVTKFTSS comes from the coding sequence ATGGCTCCTAAGGCAGAGAAGAAGCCCGCCGAGAAGAAGCCGGCCGAGGAGAAAGCTCCGGCGGAGAAGAAGCCAAAGGCCGGAAAGAAGCTACCGGCGAAGGACGGCGCCAGTGGTGCAGACAAGAAGAAAAAGAAGGCTAAAAAGAGTGTTGAAACCTACAAGATCTACATCTTTAAGGTGCTCAAGCAAGTTCATCCAGATATCGGGATCTCGAGCAAGGCTATGGGAATTATGAACAGTTTTATCaatgatatttttgagaaattgGCCCAGGAATCTTCTAGACTTGCGAGGTATAATAAGAAGCCGACTATTACTTCCAGGGAAATTCAGACCGCGGTCAGATTGGTGCTGCCCGGTGAGTTGGCTAAGCATGCTGTTTCTGAAGGAACCAAGGCTGTGACTAAGTTTACGAGCTCATAA
- the LOC104119547 gene encoding LOW QUALITY PROTEIN: THO complex subunit 4A (The sequence of the model RefSeq protein was modified relative to this genomic sequence to represent the inferred CDS: inserted 1 base in 1 codon; substituted 1 base at 1 genomic stop codon) has protein sequence MVEASLNMSLDDLIKKKKTGTGGKPRGRGRGGASGPGPARRXPNRSANXAAPYSTAKAPEAAWNHSIFAAADQAFPFGQAGGGLAASSISTGTKLYISNLDYGVSNEDIKELFSEAGDLKRYAIHYDRSGRSKGTAEVVFSRRQDALAAVKRYNNVQLDGKPMKIEIVGTNIATPAPPVFNGTFGFGDANGGPRSGQARRGGFGRSRGGRGRGRGFRGGSRGRGRGDRGEKVSAEDLDADLMKYHSESMQTN, from the exons ATGGTAGAGGCATCTTTGAACATGAGCTTAGACGATCTCATCAAGAAGAAAAAAACCGGTACCGGAGGTAAACCTCGCGGCAGAGGTCGTGGCGGCGCCTCCGGTCCTGGTCCTGCTCGCC TTCCCAATCGTTCAGCTAACTGAGCTGCACCTTATTCCACCGCCAAG GCTCCTGAGGCGGCGTGGAATCATTCTATATTCGCGGCGGCAGATCAAGCTTTCCCCTTTGGACAAGCCGGTGGTGGTCTGGCGGCGTCTTCCATATCGACTGGGACAAAGCTCTACATCTCCAATCTCGATTACGGCGTCTCAAATGAGGATATCAAG GAGCTCTTCTCAGAAGCTGGTGACCTGAAACGCTATGCTATACATTATGATAGGAGCGGGAGATCAAAG GGAACGGCAGAGGTGGTCTTCTCACGTAGACAAGATGCACTAGCTGCCGTTAAAAGGTACAACAACGTTCAGCTTGATGGGAAGCCAATGAAGATTGAAATTGTTGGGACCAACATTGCCACTCCCGCTCCCCCTGTTTTCAATGGTACTTTTGGTTTTGGAGATGCTAATGGAGGTCCCAGAAG TGGTCAAGCAAGACGTGGTGGCTTTGGGAGGTCACGGGGTGGTAGAGGACGCGGTCGCGGATTTCGAGGAGGCAGCAGAGGACGGGGAAGAGGAGATCGTGGAGAAAAGGTATCTGCAGAAGATCTAGATGCTGATCTGATGAAGTATCATTCAGAATCAATGCAGACAAACTGA